One genomic window of Eggerthella timonensis includes the following:
- a CDS encoding response regulator transcription factor, which translates to MAFDLSMVFGGSHYLSYYASLFLSYLIAVTFLRTFDALSQRALLVCSLVAAMAVETVCVVSLFDLDGMANLVLLVGTLAALCFGQVVCVLLSYLALTTIPGVKDIVGIAIAGYFVCIPLLYLLSAFSGAMFVVALLPPAAFVCFRGRYPRRMERADRDNLNSNGKLRFYCMAAVVTMSFVVGLLTSLETKNFFNFEAVASMFVHTTMMVVLMVFMVLAAKSKLLPSLSIILISHLVTKTVNLVYYYASLHGFNVDSTAGIFLFAIGIVVCVMVYLLCFTSSFDMLALRSSDGDKRSFDAVFEEMSSRYELTHRETEVLRLLAVGRSLPYVQSELCIAEGTARSHAHNIYRKLDVHSRQELIDLVEAGGKR; encoded by the coding sequence TTGGCGTTCGATCTTTCGATGGTATTCGGAGGCTCGCATTATCTTTCGTACTACGCCTCATTGTTCCTTTCCTATCTGATTGCCGTCACATTTCTGCGGACTTTCGATGCTTTGTCGCAAAGAGCGCTGCTCGTCTGTTCGCTCGTTGCGGCGATGGCAGTTGAAACTGTTTGCGTTGTGTCGCTTTTCGATCTGGACGGTATGGCCAACCTGGTCTTGCTGGTGGGAACGTTGGCTGCGCTTTGCTTCGGCCAGGTGGTATGCGTGCTTTTGTCCTATCTTGCGCTTACCACGATACCGGGTGTCAAGGATATCGTGGGTATAGCTATCGCGGGTTATTTCGTGTGCATCCCCTTGTTGTATCTGCTATCGGCATTTTCCGGAGCTATGTTCGTTGTTGCGCTGCTTCCTCCAGCGGCGTTTGTCTGTTTCCGGGGTCGTTACCCGCGACGGATGGAACGTGCCGACAGGGACAACTTGAACAGCAACGGGAAACTGAGGTTTTATTGCATGGCGGCCGTGGTGACCATGTCGTTTGTCGTCGGGTTGCTGACATCGTTGGAAACGAAGAACTTCTTCAACTTCGAAGCGGTGGCTTCGATGTTTGTTCACACGACGATGATGGTCGTGCTCATGGTATTCATGGTTTTAGCCGCGAAATCGAAGCTGCTTCCCAGCCTGTCAATCATCCTGATCTCGCATTTGGTGACCAAGACGGTGAACCTTGTGTACTATTACGCGTCGCTGCACGGGTTCAACGTCGACTCCACCGCCGGCATTTTCCTGTTCGCGATTGGCATTGTTGTGTGCGTCATGGTGTACTTGCTATGCTTCACCAGCTCCTTTGACATGCTTGCGCTCCGTAGTTCGGACGGGGACAAGCGTTCATTCGATGCCGTCTTCGAAGAGATGTCGTCACGTTATGAGTTGACTCATCGCGAGACCGAAGTCCTGCGATTGTTGGCAGTCGGCCGTAGTCTTCCTTACGTGCAAAGTGAGCTGTGCATCGCCGAGGGGACGGCGCGCTCGCATGCGCACAATATCTATCGAAAGCTTGACGTCCATTCTCGCCAAGAGCTTATCGACCTCGTCGAGGCGGGCGGAAAACGCTAA
- a CDS encoding FAD-binding protein: protein MKSEIKVAVSLSEDGALESVHVLESGDSPFISHAAIEGITRAMVERQSLNVDAVSGATWSSQGIMDAAKNALDEAGVDISPFMGAPTSEVVAGDDVDCDVLVIGGGAAGLCAALAARTDEVMSPGADSGLNVVLVEQLGYTGGCIRVSDCMILALNGTRYNEAVGSQSPTGELIAFTKENDAQGYMNEILFAKVLDGTGPVTRALADRGLYMPVSDALGKTEPVCGLPSALWTVRDPVTGDNAAQVPDANGYVHGSNAGGPYLAQSLEFAVLDANVDIRKSTQVEELVVEGSTVTGVKVVDKANRLAYTIRPKRIILATGCLGAHGERMKKYVPSAEGAVHFGCAGTTGDGIAWVEDAGGVVLDGKVHYQPGPDGRVGHYGKTAILQNYAPCVMVNVEGKRFFNEAERSRAVANKTYIAQPDNKVFGIVSGKAVEQFQDELTFACNRGVAWKADDLAALAGAAGIDADGFATTIEEYRAAYQAGEGVDFDTAHGDMVEIAESGPYYAFLMRTLYNLADIGVKVDESFAPIREDGALVFDNLKAAGSVIVSNYGFMTGGFSHMMALVSGTLVGHAVRDELR, encoded by the coding sequence TTGAAGAGCGAGATCAAGGTGGCGGTCTCGTTGTCCGAAGACGGAGCGCTCGAAAGCGTCCACGTGCTGGAATCGGGCGATTCGCCGTTCATCTCGCATGCGGCTATCGAGGGCATCACGAGAGCTATGGTGGAGCGGCAATCGCTGAACGTTGATGCCGTGTCGGGCGCGACGTGGAGCAGCCAGGGCATCATGGACGCGGCTAAGAACGCGCTCGACGAGGCAGGTGTCGACATATCGCCTTTCATGGGGGCTCCGACGTCGGAAGTCGTGGCGGGCGACGACGTGGACTGCGACGTGCTGGTGATCGGGGGAGGTGCGGCGGGGCTGTGCGCCGCCTTGGCCGCTCGTACGGATGAGGTCATGTCTCCCGGAGCCGACAGCGGGTTGAACGTGGTGCTGGTCGAGCAGCTCGGGTACACGGGTGGATGCATTCGCGTATCCGATTGCATGATCCTCGCGCTGAACGGCACGCGGTACAACGAGGCGGTGGGATCGCAGAGCCCCACGGGCGAGCTCATTGCGTTCACGAAGGAAAACGACGCTCAAGGATACATGAACGAGATCCTGTTCGCGAAGGTGCTCGATGGAACGGGGCCGGTCACACGCGCTCTCGCTGATCGAGGCCTCTACATGCCCGTGAGCGATGCGCTCGGAAAGACAGAGCCTGTGTGCGGTCTTCCGTCTGCCTTGTGGACGGTTCGCGACCCGGTGACGGGCGATAATGCCGCCCAGGTGCCGGATGCGAACGGCTATGTTCATGGCTCGAATGCGGGCGGTCCGTACCTGGCGCAATCCCTCGAATTCGCGGTCCTCGATGCGAACGTCGATATACGGAAAAGCACGCAGGTGGAAGAACTGGTCGTCGAGGGTTCGACGGTGACTGGCGTGAAGGTGGTCGACAAGGCGAACCGCCTTGCCTATACGATTCGTCCGAAGCGCATCATTCTCGCCACCGGCTGTCTCGGAGCTCATGGCGAACGCATGAAAAAGTATGTGCCCAGTGCGGAGGGCGCCGTTCATTTCGGTTGCGCGGGAACGACCGGCGACGGCATCGCATGGGTCGAAGATGCGGGCGGTGTCGTGCTCGACGGAAAAGTGCATTACCAGCCTGGCCCTGACGGTCGCGTCGGACATTACGGAAAGACCGCGATCCTGCAGAACTATGCTCCGTGCGTAATGGTGAACGTCGAGGGCAAGCGTTTCTTCAACGAGGCTGAACGCAGCCGCGCCGTGGCGAACAAAACCTATATCGCGCAGCCGGACAATAAGGTGTTCGGCATCGTGAGCGGCAAGGCGGTCGAGCAATTTCAGGACGAGCTGACTTTCGCCTGCAACCGAGGCGTCGCTTGGAAGGCGGACGATCTGGCCGCGCTCGCCGGGGCGGCGGGTATCGACGCCGACGGATTCGCAACGACCATCGAGGAATACCGAGCCGCGTATCAGGCAGGCGAGGGGGTCGACTTCGACACGGCGCACGGCGACATGGTGGAGATCGCGGAGAGCGGCCCATACTACGCGTTCCTCATGAGGACGCTGTACAACCTCGCAGACATCGGCGTCAAGGTGGACGAGTCGTTCGCGCCGATCAGGGAAGACGGAGCTCTCGTATTCGACAACTTGAAGGCGGCGGGTTCGGTGATCGTGTCGAACTATGGCTTCATGACGGGTGGTTTCTCCCATATGATGGCGCTCGTGTCGGGCACGCTTGTTGGTCACGCCGTTCGAGACGAGTTGCGTTAA
- a CDS encoding LPXTG cell wall anchor domain-containing protein, protein MNRFCAVRSRASRLFACVAASMLSLLLVPMTAFASTQISVEGTSYDKAASGHGSGGGTWEWDGADAFGMTDYVGGRITANGALDITLTGENVIDYDASRDGGNTALVTGYDEGGALTVEGDGSLTVNATAGEGDVLYGVYSYGDLAVENTSVEVNVTSDGDETSAVGTASSGATRIDGSSVSVSAQGPGGSMGMTANEGFEANGSQVDVRVDATAGSPGFANGINTIGLFIANGSEVNVEVEAAGDAAGIFSFSSDRFAIADSTVRATAASSEGLGVGLRAENMEEGGTVNLIMRHANVQASGSTAAIWAYGQVPGSRITLERSSVVAPAGGAPQAIEVETDRFKMTYGQVIGTGAGTITSLDDPAVAKAVEVRAVDPTPTPTPTPVPPTPQPSPTPASSGGSGAILPATGDAAPGALALAGVLAAALAAGALLAVRTVARRRSGSLR, encoded by the coding sequence ATGAACCGATTCTGCGCCGTTCGATCCCGCGCTTCGCGCCTGTTCGCCTGCGTTGCCGCGTCGATGCTGAGCTTGCTGCTGGTGCCGATGACGGCGTTCGCATCCACGCAGATCAGCGTGGAGGGAACATCGTACGACAAGGCCGCGTCCGGGCACGGCTCGGGCGGCGGGACGTGGGAGTGGGACGGTGCCGACGCGTTCGGGATGACCGACTACGTGGGCGGCAGGATCACGGCGAACGGCGCGCTCGACATCACGCTGACCGGCGAGAACGTGATCGACTACGACGCATCACGCGACGGAGGGAACACGGCTCTCGTTACCGGGTACGACGAGGGCGGCGCGCTCACCGTCGAAGGCGACGGCAGCTTGACCGTTAACGCCACGGCCGGCGAGGGCGACGTGCTGTACGGCGTCTACTCGTACGGCGATCTCGCAGTGGAGAACACGTCGGTCGAGGTCAACGTGACGTCGGATGGCGACGAGACGTCGGCAGTGGGAACGGCCTCGAGCGGCGCCACCCGTATCGACGGGTCGTCGGTTTCCGTGTCGGCCCAGGGCCCGGGCGGCTCGATGGGCATGACGGCGAACGAGGGCTTCGAGGCGAACGGCTCGCAGGTGGACGTGCGCGTCGACGCGACCGCGGGGTCGCCCGGGTTCGCGAACGGCATCAACACGATAGGGCTTTTCATCGCGAACGGCTCCGAGGTGAACGTCGAGGTGGAGGCGGCGGGCGATGCGGCTGGCATCTTCAGCTTCTCGAGCGACCGCTTCGCGATCGCTGACTCCACGGTGCGCGCCACGGCGGCCTCGTCCGAGGGGTTGGGCGTGGGCCTGCGCGCCGAGAACATGGAAGAGGGCGGCACGGTCAACCTGATCATGCGCCACGCGAACGTGCAAGCGAGCGGCTCAACGGCGGCCATCTGGGCGTACGGCCAGGTTCCCGGCAGCCGCATCACGCTGGAGCGCAGCTCGGTGGTGGCTCCCGCAGGCGGCGCCCCGCAGGCAATCGAAGTGGAAACGGATAGGTTCAAGATGACGTACGGCCAGGTCATTGGAACGGGGGCGGGCACGATCACCTCGCTGGATGATCCGGCCGTCGCGAAGGCCGTGGAGGTGCGGGCCGTCGATCCCACGCCTACGCCCACGCCGACGCCCGTGCCGCCGACGCCCCAGCCGTCTCCGACCCCTGCTTCCTCGGGCGGTTCCGGCGCGATCCTACCCGCCACCGGCGACGCCGCGCCCGGCGCGCTCGCGCTCGCGGGCGTTCTCGCGGCCGCGCTGGCCGCAGGCGCGCTCCTCGCCGTCAGGACGGTAGCGCGGAGACGCTCGGGTTCGCTTCGATGA
- a CDS encoding LysR family transcriptional regulator yields MTLQQLRYLIAIAEYGSINAAAQNLYASQSNLSTAIKELEQELGITVFTRSNRGVTLTNDGTELLGYARQVIEQADMLEMRYADKGSTHLRLAVSTQHYAFSVQAFVNVVEECVGEEYEFILRESTTAEIIDDVRTFRSEVGILYTDDFNRRVLQKAFDDADVAYAPLFDARVHVFVGEHHPLAGATLLRPDDLADYPRYSFEQGTTNSFYYSEEPLSHLPHKRNIRISDRGTLTNLLTSYNGYTLSTGVLSAEMHSGIASIPLDVDEAMQVGYIMHNERRPSDLLLRYIDELHAIIEANPSVSALPS; encoded by the coding sequence ATGACCCTGCAGCAGCTGCGCTACCTCATCGCCATCGCGGAATACGGCTCCATCAACGCGGCGGCGCAAAACCTGTACGCGTCGCAGTCGAACCTGTCCACCGCCATCAAGGAGCTGGAGCAGGAACTGGGCATCACCGTGTTCACGCGCAGCAACCGCGGCGTGACGCTGACGAACGACGGCACCGAGCTGCTGGGCTACGCGCGCCAGGTGATCGAGCAGGCCGACATGCTGGAGATGCGCTACGCCGACAAGGGCTCCACCCACCTGCGGCTGGCCGTGTCCACGCAGCATTACGCGTTCAGCGTGCAGGCGTTCGTGAACGTGGTGGAGGAATGCGTCGGCGAGGAGTACGAGTTCATCCTGCGCGAGAGCACCACGGCCGAGATCATCGACGACGTGCGCACGTTCCGCAGCGAGGTGGGCATCCTGTACACCGACGACTTCAACCGGCGCGTGCTGCAGAAGGCGTTCGACGACGCCGACGTGGCCTACGCTCCCCTGTTCGACGCGCGCGTGCACGTGTTCGTGGGCGAGCACCACCCGCTGGCGGGCGCCACGCTGCTGCGTCCCGACGACCTGGCCGACTATCCGCGCTACTCGTTCGAGCAGGGCACCACCAACTCGTTCTACTACTCCGAAGAGCCGCTCAGCCACCTGCCGCACAAGCGCAACATCCGCATCTCGGATCGCGGCACGCTCACCAACCTGCTGACCAGCTACAACGGCTACACCCTGTCAACCGGCGTGCTGTCGGCCGAAATGCACTCGGGCATCGCCAGCATTCCGCTCGATGTGGACGAAGCCATGCAGGTGGGCTACATCATGCACAACGAGCGCCGCCCGAGCGACCTGCTGCTGCGCTACATCGACGAGCTGCACGCCATCATCGAAGCGAACCCGAGCGTCTCCGCGCTACCGTCCTGA
- a CDS encoding phenylacetate--CoA ligase family protein: MAKDIPYDQKYYDPEIECMPRPELEALQLQRLKDMVAYAYDNTVYYQRAFDEAGVKPADIQTLDDIAKFPFCDKKTERETQHVGSFFGEMCSVPEEEVIFMATSSGSTGVPTVSPFTQEDFDLWQDTEARLFWQAGMRPNDRYVHGLNFALYVGGPDVIGAQRLGALAIWVGAVPSDRLLFVLKQYQPTVIWTSPSYAWHLGEIAKEKGFDPKTDFNIHTIIVAGEAGGSITSTREAIENLWGAKVVDFYGLSDIYGACAAACEAHDGLHIVEDQILVETVDPTTGEVLAPGETGELVYTTLCKKARPMIRFRTGDIGYVSTDTCECGRTLARIHVTGRKDEMFIVGAVNVFPSDIEYVVRGLDGLTGEYSIRVYEKNFTCKYEVSVERSLGSDEPYDEVASRTEAALKAHTGVRPAKVIVYDAGKLGTSSEHKASRFIDERGCVTR; this comes from the coding sequence ATGGCGAAGGACATCCCCTACGATCAGAAGTACTATGATCCGGAGATCGAATGCATGCCGCGGCCGGAGCTTGAGGCGCTGCAACTGCAACGCCTGAAGGACATGGTGGCCTACGCATACGACAACACCGTCTACTACCAGCGCGCGTTCGACGAGGCCGGCGTGAAGCCCGCCGACATCCAAACGCTCGACGACATCGCGAAGTTCCCCTTCTGCGACAAGAAAACCGAGCGCGAGACGCAGCACGTGGGAAGCTTCTTCGGCGAGATGTGCAGCGTGCCCGAAGAGGAGGTCATCTTCATGGCCACCTCGTCCGGCTCGACGGGCGTTCCCACGGTCAGCCCCTTCACGCAGGAGGACTTCGATCTGTGGCAGGACACCGAGGCGCGTCTGTTCTGGCAAGCGGGCATGCGCCCGAACGACCGCTACGTGCACGGCCTGAACTTCGCCCTGTACGTGGGCGGCCCCGACGTCATCGGCGCGCAGCGACTGGGCGCGCTGGCCATCTGGGTGGGCGCCGTGCCGTCCGACCGCCTGCTGTTCGTGCTGAAGCAGTACCAACCCACGGTCATCTGGACGTCGCCGTCCTACGCGTGGCATCTCGGCGAGATCGCGAAGGAGAAGGGCTTCGATCCCAAGACCGATTTCAACATCCACACCATCATCGTGGCTGGCGAGGCGGGCGGTTCCATCACATCGACGCGCGAGGCCATCGAGAACCTGTGGGGCGCGAAGGTCGTCGACTTCTATGGCCTGTCCGACATCTACGGCGCATGCGCAGCCGCCTGCGAGGCGCACGACGGCCTGCACATCGTGGAGGACCAGATCCTCGTGGAAACGGTGGACCCGACGACTGGCGAGGTGCTGGCGCCGGGCGAGACGGGCGAGCTCGTGTACACGACGCTGTGCAAGAAGGCCCGCCCGATGATCCGCTTCCGCACGGGCGACATCGGCTACGTGAGCACCGACACCTGCGAATGCGGCCGCACGCTGGCCCGCATCCACGTGACGGGCCGCAAGGACGAGATGTTCATCGTGGGCGCCGTCAACGTGTTCCCCAGCGACATCGAGTACGTGGTGCGCGGCCTGGACGGCCTCACGGGTGAGTACTCCATTCGCGTGTACGAGAAGAACTTCACCTGCAAGTACGAGGTGTCCGTCGAGCGTTCGCTCGGCAGCGACGAACCCTACGACGAGGTAGCGAGCCGCACCGAGGCTGCGCTCAAGGCGCACACGGGCGTGCGCCCGGCCAAGGTTATCGTGTATGATGCAGGCAAGCTGGGCACGTCGTCCGAACACAAGGCCTCGCGCTTCATCGACGAGCGCGGCTGCGTCACGCGATAG
- a CDS encoding LysR family transcriptional regulator substrate-binding protein, translating to MTTETTFAVSGQHYLFNVQTFAHTVLALGGDSFRYALRDRTTQGVIDDVVDGKSELGVLFETSATADEVNAALDAAGLEFVELIQSAPRVALPKSHPMVNASVLTLEDMEDFPYLYFEQDEDAPVAFAEEALASVPRAKSIACTDRASLSELIVALNGYTVTSGILVGISDGAGLNTVPLDTDVKLHLGYVVRKGEALSDIGQRFVDTLKKNLEKYARF from the coding sequence ATGACCACTGAAACCACCTTCGCCGTTTCCGGCCAGCATTACCTGTTCAACGTGCAGACGTTCGCGCACACCGTGCTGGCGCTCGGCGGCGATTCCTTCCGCTATGCCCTACGCGACCGTACGACGCAGGGCGTCATCGACGACGTCGTCGACGGGAAGAGCGAGCTGGGCGTGCTGTTCGAGACGTCGGCCACGGCCGACGAGGTGAACGCCGCGCTCGACGCGGCGGGTCTCGAGTTCGTCGAACTCATCCAGTCGGCCCCGCGCGTCGCTCTGCCGAAGAGCCATCCGATGGTGAACGCCAGCGTCCTGACGCTCGAGGACATGGAAGACTTCCCGTACCTCTACTTCGAGCAGGACGAGGACGCGCCGGTCGCCTTCGCCGAGGAAGCGCTGGCCAGCGTGCCGCGCGCCAAGAGCATCGCGTGCACCGACCGCGCATCGCTGTCCGAGCTCATCGTGGCGCTCAACGGCTACACGGTGACGAGCGGCATCCTCGTGGGCATCTCCGACGGCGCGGGCCTCAACACCGTGCCGCTCGACACCGACGTGAAGCTGCACCTCGGCTACGTGGTGCGCAAGGGCGAAGCGCTCAGCGACATCGGTCAGCGATTCGTCGACACTCTCAAGAAGAACCTCGAGAAGTACGCGCGGTTCTAG
- a CDS encoding lipopolysaccharide biosynthesis protein, with translation MARFTFKKEQAEGLHAKHREDLEHPEDLAEGGSAPSDTTPFLGASSRERREAAGSKPRKPNFITRQVNRWCNRLLGAVSERSLADQEEEYAAHRTTRDYVWNTVGVGAWGMVFPILTVVVTQLVGVEQAGMFSLAFVTGTLLMILANYGVRTYQVSDVTEEHSFSDYQINRWITCEFMVLVGVVYCMVRGYESQMFTISLGVYLYKMVDGLADVYEGRLQQVDKLYLSGVSQAFRSVVVLVVFSLCLLVTRNLAVSCIVMAVAAFATFIVLTFPLAMFETPRSKRWNVGSIVELFKQCFPLFIALFLYAFIDNMPKFVMEGVLSYDNQLYFNALYFPAQGILLTVGFIYKPLLVKMANVWADPAKRKRFDLIIVVIMAVIVAVTGVTALAMAWIGIPVMSFLYGVDFEQFRGLCYIMLAAGGVTAAIDFLYQVITVLRQQRSVTKLYVITFGFALFVPILLVNFTGLPGAVIGYLIVMCILFVLLIWEYMRIRMALSHEKTATAEMPRPMRPSEARAERARREQVRAKWGAHGAPPISDDALDLAGRHRALDEDDDPLLQ, from the coding sequence ATGGCGCGCTTCACGTTCAAAAAAGAGCAGGCCGAGGGGCTGCACGCAAAGCACCGCGAAGACCTTGAGCATCCGGAAGACCTCGCCGAAGGCGGGTCCGCACCGTCCGACACGACGCCGTTTCTTGGGGCGTCTTCGCGCGAGCGCCGCGAGGCAGCCGGGAGCAAGCCCCGCAAGCCCAACTTCATCACGCGACAAGTCAACCGTTGGTGCAACCGGCTGCTGGGAGCGGTGTCCGAACGCTCGCTGGCCGACCAGGAGGAAGAGTACGCCGCGCACCGCACCACCCGCGACTACGTGTGGAACACGGTGGGCGTGGGCGCATGGGGCATGGTGTTTCCCATCCTCACCGTCGTGGTCACGCAGCTCGTGGGCGTCGAGCAGGCGGGCATGTTCTCACTCGCGTTCGTCACCGGCACGCTGCTCATGATCCTGGCCAACTACGGCGTTCGTACCTACCAGGTGTCCGATGTGACCGAGGAGCATTCGTTCTCGGATTACCAGATCAACCGCTGGATCACCTGCGAGTTCATGGTGCTCGTCGGCGTGGTGTACTGCATGGTGCGCGGCTACGAGAGCCAGATGTTCACCATCAGCCTGGGCGTGTACCTCTACAAGATGGTGGACGGCCTGGCCGACGTGTACGAAGGACGATTGCAGCAGGTGGACAAGCTGTACCTGTCGGGCGTGTCGCAGGCGTTCCGCTCCGTCGTGGTGCTCGTGGTGTTCTCTCTGTGCCTGCTCGTCACGCGCAACCTCGCGGTTTCGTGCATCGTCATGGCCGTCGCGGCGTTCGCCACCTTCATCGTGCTCACGTTCCCGCTGGCCATGTTCGAGACGCCAAGGTCGAAACGTTGGAACGTCGGCAGCATCGTCGAGCTGTTCAAACAGTGCTTTCCCCTGTTCATCGCGCTGTTCTTGTACGCGTTCATCGACAACATGCCGAAGTTCGTGATGGAAGGCGTGCTGAGCTACGACAACCAGCTGTACTTCAACGCGCTGTACTTCCCCGCGCAGGGCATCCTGCTGACCGTCGGGTTCATCTACAAGCCGCTGCTCGTGAAGATGGCGAACGTGTGGGCCGACCCTGCGAAGCGCAAGCGGTTCGACCTGATCATCGTCGTGATCATGGCGGTCATCGTCGCGGTCACCGGCGTCACGGCGCTTGCCATGGCATGGATCGGCATTCCCGTGATGAGCTTCTTGTACGGCGTGGACTTCGAGCAATTCCGCGGGCTATGCTACATCATGCTGGCAGCGGGCGGCGTGACGGCGGCGATCGACTTCCTGTACCAAGTGATCACCGTGCTGCGCCAGCAGCGCTCCGTCACGAAACTGTACGTGATCACGTTCGGATTCGCGTTGTTCGTGCCCATCCTGCTGGTGAACTTCACCGGGCTGCCCGGTGCCGTGATCGGCTACCTCATCGTGATGTGCATCCTGTTCGTGCTGCTGATCTGGGAATACATGCGCATCCGCATGGCGCTCTCGCACGAAAAGACGGCAACGGCCGAGATGCCCCGGCCAATGCGTCCCAGCGAGGCGCGTGCCGAGCGCGCCCGCCGCGAGCAGGTACGCGCGAAGTGGGGCGCTCACGGCGCGCCGCCCATCAGCGACGACGCCCTCGACTTGGCCGGCAGGCACCGTGCGCTCGACGAAGACGACGACCCGTTACTTCAGTAG
- a CDS encoding 2-oxoacid:acceptor oxidoreductase family protein: MIEILWHGRGGQGAFTAARLLGAAASLDAGAHALAFPSFGPERRGAPMRAFAKLSDQPIGDRSAVSQADYVIYLDDTLLGAGWENELKPDGVVLVNSTRAFDDERIVALDADGISAAILGRPIPNTVFLGALSALCDRVSVENVQEAIRQYMPAKLHAKNIAIVEAAREAMTTACASCATGVVPGSAAPGSCVEGDSGLSDEPLASHAEGARRPAVHIPTLRSGALDPSDFAHSTCFEAGYLTVKNAGWRNQRPVIDAASCTGCLQCYLYCPDGTVYKVPPAYQPTEPAGTAASRSTRSAAAGEGSRAQARHASAIDPSSGTAETLADVVGPAVAPAPVAIDLDFCKGCGICAKACAFGSITMIPESEADAR; encoded by the coding sequence ATGATCGAGATACTATGGCACGGCCGAGGCGGCCAGGGTGCCTTTACGGCGGCACGGCTGCTGGGCGCGGCGGCATCGCTTGACGCGGGTGCGCATGCGCTGGCATTTCCGTCGTTCGGCCCCGAGCGGCGCGGGGCGCCGATGCGGGCGTTCGCGAAGCTGTCCGACCAGCCCATCGGAGATCGCAGCGCGGTGTCCCAAGCCGACTACGTCATCTACCTCGATGACACGCTGCTGGGCGCGGGCTGGGAAAACGAGCTGAAGCCCGACGGCGTCGTGCTGGTGAACAGCACGCGCGCGTTCGACGACGAGCGGATCGTCGCGCTCGATGCCGACGGCATCTCGGCCGCTATTCTGGGTCGGCCGATTCCGAACACGGTGTTCCTCGGCGCGCTGTCGGCGCTGTGCGACCGCGTGAGCGTCGAGAACGTGCAGGAGGCCATCCGTCAGTACATGCCGGCGAAGCTGCATGCGAAGAACATCGCGATCGTGGAGGCGGCTCGGGAAGCGATGACGACGGCCTGTGCGTCCTGCGCAACGGGCGTTGTTCCTGGGTCCGCCGCCCCTGGCTCCTGCGTGGAGGGCGATTCGGGTCTATCCGACGAACCCCTCGCGTCGCACGCCGAAGGAGCTCGCAGGCCTGCCGTCCATATTCCCACCCTTCGCTCCGGCGCGCTCGACCCTTCCGATTTCGCGCATTCCACGTGCTTCGAGGCGGGCTATCTCACGGTGAAGAACGCCGGGTGGCGCAACCAGCGCCCCGTGATCGACGCCGCGTCGTGCACGGGATGCCTCCAGTGCTACCTGTACTGTCCCGACGGCACCGTGTACAAGGTTCCGCCGGCTTATCAGCCGACGGAACCAGCCGGCACTGCGGCTTCCCGCAGCACCCGATCCGCGGCCGCTGGCGAAGGCTCGCGTGCCCAAGCACGCCACGCCTCCGCCATCGACCCCAGCTCGGGCACTGCGGAAACCCTCGCTGACGTCGTAGGGCCTGCGGTAGCGCCCGCGCCGGTGGCCATCGACCTCGACTTCTGCAAGGGATGCGGCATCTGCGCGAAGGCGTGCGCGTTCGGTTCCATCACGATGATCCCTGAAAGCGAGGCGGATGCTCGATGA